One stretch of Equus przewalskii isolate Varuska chromosome 9, EquPr2, whole genome shotgun sequence DNA includes these proteins:
- the HAUS5 gene encoding HAUS augmin-like complex subunit 5, with the protein MALAQEARQLGCWVAEEMEAPLAARVPESTLRRLCLGQGADIWTYILRHVHSQRSVQKIRGNLLWYGHQGSPEARRKLELETAVARLRAEILELDQSLELMERETEAQDMAVEQALQSIQDTQRRALLLRAQAGAMRRQQRGLQDPTQRLQNQLRRLQDIERKAKVNITFGPLTSAALGLEPVVLSDIRTACTLRTQFLQNLLTPQATEDSIPTPRDDHFGTSYQQWLSSVETLLTRHPPGHVLAALEHLAAEREAEIRSLCSSDGLPDTETARSQAPDQSDSGQALPSMVHLIQEGWRSVGALVGERGPLLREHQTLTQRLQGLMEEVETCTLGSSERQALVLGLRSCGLCAELKALRAQSRELEEAAGRRQLLLQELQAKQQRILHWRRLVEETQEQVRLLIKGNSASKTRLCRSPGEVLALVQRKMVPASEAVAPQSQELLRCLEEEAQHLPHLLLGTLLRHSPGGLQPLPTVLPSIHQLHPASPRSSSLIVLSHTLGLPAGKAPELLLPKAASLRQDLLFLQDQRGLRCWDLLHMKTSLPPGPSTQELLQIRASQEKEQKENLGQALKRLENLMQQALERIPKLQGAVGDWWEQPGQAALSGELCHGLSLPQWRLRWVQAQGSLRQLCR; encoded by the exons ATGGCGTTGGCGCAGGAAGCGCGGCAACTGGGTTGCTGGGTGGCCGAAGAGATGGAGGCGCCTTTGGCGGCCCGGGTCCCGGAATCGACGCTGCGCAG GCTTTGCCTGGGCCAGGGGGCCGACATCTGGACCTACATCTTGCGGCATGTGCACAGCCAGAG GAGTGTCCAGAAGATCCGAGGAAACCTACTCTG GTATGGCCACCAGGGCAGTCCAGAG GCCCGTCGGAAGTTGGAGCTGGAGACGGCTGTTGCCCGCCTGCGGGCAGAGATCCTGGAGTTAGACCAGAGCCTGGAGCTGATGGAGCGAGAGACCGAAGCTCAGG ACATGGCTGTGGAGCAGGCCCTGCAGAGCATACAAGATACCCAGCGTCGTGCTCTCCTCCTCCGGGCCCAAGCTGGGGCCATGCGAAGACAGCAGCGTGGGCTCCAGGATCCCACACAGCGGCTGCAGAATCAGCTCAGGCGCTTGCAGGACATAGAGAG GAAGGCCAAAGTGAATATAACCTTTGGACCATTGACGTCAGCAGCCCTGGGCTTAGAGCCTGTGGTCCTG AGTGATATCCGAACAGCCTGCACCCTCCGGACCCAGTTCCTGCAGAACCTCCTGACTCCTCAGGCCACGGAAGACAGCATCCC AACCCCTCGAGATGACCACTTTGGAACTTCCTACCAGCAGTGGCTTAGCTCAGTAGAG ACATTGCTGACACGCCACCCTCCTGGCCACGTCCTGGCAGCTTTGGAGCACCTGGCTGCAGAGCGGGAGGCAGAGATCCGGTCCCTGTGCAGTTCGGATGGGCTCCCAGATACAGAGACAGCCAG GTCCCAGGCACCAGACCAGTCAGACTCTGGCCAGGCCCTGCCGTCCATGGTGCATCTCATCCAG GAGGGCTGGCGATCTGTGGGTGCACTGGTCGGCGAGCGGGGCCCCCTCCTGAGGGAGCATCAGACCCTGACCCAGCGCCTCCAGGGCCTGATGGAGGAGGTGGAGACATGTACCCTGGGATCCAGCGAGAG GCAGGCATTGGTGCTGGGGCTCCGGAGCTGCGGCCTGTGCGCAGAGCTCAAGGCCCTGCGTGCCCAGAGCAGAGAGCTAGAGGAGGCTGCTGGGCGGCGGCAGCTTCTGCTGCAGGAGCTACAGGCCAAACAGCAACGGATCCTGCACTGGCGCCGGCTGGTG GAGGAGACACAGGAACAGGTCCGCCTGCTCATCAAGGGCAACTCAGCCAGCAAGACGCGTCTATGCCGGAGCCCTGGGGAG GTGCTAGCTCTGGTTCAGCGAAAAATGGTTCCCGCATCTGAGGCAGTGGCACCACAGAGCCAGGAGCTGCTTCGCTGTCTGGAGGAGGAAGCCCAGCATCTGCCCCACCTTCTGCTGGGCACACTGCTGCGGCACAGCCCCGGAGG GTTGCAACCCCTGCCCACGGTCCTGCCATCCATCCACCAGCTGCATCCTGCGTCCCCAAGGAGCTCCAGCCTCATAGTGCTGAGCCACACACTAGGACTGCCCGCAGGGAAG gccccggAGCTGCTCCTCCCGAAGGCCGCCTCTCTTCGCCAGGACCTTCTGTTCCTCCAGGACCAGCGGGGTCTCCGGTGCTGGGATCTGCTCCACATGAAGACCAGCCTGCCGCCGGGACCATCCACCCAGG AGCTGCTGCAGATCCGGGCATCCCaggaaaaggagcagaaagagaatcTGGGGCAGGCCCTGAAGAGGCTGGAGAACCTAATGCAACAAGCGCTGGAGCGAATCCCCAAACTGCAGGGGGCTGTGGGGGACTG GTGGGAACAGCCAGGCCAAGCCGCCCTCTCTGGGGAGCTCTGCCACGGCCTGTCCCTGCCCCAGTGGCGGCTTCGCTGGGTCCAGGCCCAAGGCAGCCTGCGGCAGCTGTGCAGATGA